From the Lates calcarifer isolate ASB-BC8 unplaced genomic scaffold, TLL_Latcal_v3 _unitig_950_quiver_259, whole genome shotgun sequence genome, one window contains:
- the lmnl3 gene encoding lamin L3 isoform X1 yields the protein MASATSTPAASGGRCSRSAARRSAATGLPRSSTSPTCRSRIQEKDELRHLNDRLANYIQRVQELESERSSILIQLEEKDESKSREMCNVRRLYEEELADIRNSLDGLAGEKARLQIDYGNLCDEYRKLQARNQKKESDLANALAQWRKVEATLSSKDAECIKLLSENRRLTDDFTDLQSQLENVEGTLSDARNQLSSEILRRVDMENQVQTLKEQLELQRNISEQEILEIRSRHESRLVEVDSGRQREFESKLAEVMQQLRQDHESQLQQYKEEIDKTFSSKLQNAQQAALEKNEVVSATKDELETTKLRVETLSSQLQQHQKDKMILESRFQELERTLDREREVWQQKLNQKEEELLNMRSQMYSQLEDYENLLDVKLALDMEISAYRKMLEVEEQRLQLSPSPSQRTTIPQTHEHSSRKVRGKKRKHEGASGSSPAYKMSSRSTDHGIVSVVEVDMDGRYVRLKNNSETEQPLGGWVVRRICSDTGDVSFHIPSSCILAGGQTLTIWAAGAEEEADSGDLILQGHGSWSPVADVRVILLNPNHEEMAECRVCMQARGHEETELEFDEEFVAGSDIQHFRRQPKRKKKKCCTVS from the exons ATGGCCTCTGCCACCTCCACCCCCGCAGCCTCCGGCGGCCGCTGCAGCCGCTCCGCAGCCCGCCGCAGCGCAGCCACCGGCCTGCCCCGGTCCAGCACCAGCCCGACCTGCCGGTCTCGCATCCAGGAGAAAGATGAGCTCCGACACCTCAACGACCGCCTCGCCAACTACATCCAGCGCGTCCAGGAGTTGGAAAGCGAAAGGTCATCCATACTGATACAGCTGGAGGAAAAGGATGAGTCGAAAAGCCGGGAGATGTGCAATGTGCGACGGCTGTACGAGGAGGAGTTGGCCGATATCAGAAATTCCCTGGACGGCCTGGCCGGAGAGAAGGCCCGTCTACAGATCGACTACGGAAATCTCTGCGATGAGTACAGGAAACTTCAAGCCAG GAACCAGAAAAAGGAGAGTGATCTGGCGAATGCCTTGGCCCAATGGAGGAAAGTTGAGGCAACGCTGAGCTCCAAAGATGCTGAGTGCATTAAGTTATTGTCTGAGAACAGGAGACTCACAGACGACTTTACTGACCTGCAGAGCCAGCTGGAAAAT gtagAGGGTACACTGTCAGATGCCAGGAATCAGCTGAGCTCTGAGATCTTGAGGAGAGTGGACATGGAGAACCAGGTGCAAACACTCAAAGAACAGCTCGAGCTCCAGAGGAACATCAGTgagcag GAGATCTTGGAGATCCGAAGCAGGCATGAGAGCCGTCTAGTGGAGGTGGActcaggaagacagagagagtttgAGAGTAAACTGGCTGAGGTGATGCAGCAGCTCCGCCAAGACCACGagtctcagctgcagcagtacaAAGAAGAAATTGACAAGACCTTCAGTTCAAAG TTACAGAATGCCCAGCAGGCAGCATTGGAGAAAAACGAGGTTGTGTCAGCTACCAAAGATGAACTGGAAACCACTAAGCTCAGAGTAGAGACCCTCAGCTCCCAGCTCCAGCAGCACCAGAAAGAT AAAATGATACTGGAGAGCCGTTTTCAGGAGTTGGAGAGGACTTTGGACAGGGAACGGGAAGTTTGGCAGCAGAAACTTAatcagaaggaggaggagttgcTGAACATGAGAAGCCAGATGTATAGCCAGCTGGAAGACTATGAGAATTTACTGGATGTTAAGTTAGCTCTGGACATGGAGATCAGTGCCTATAGGAAGatgctggaggtggaggaacAGAG attGCAGCTGTCGCCCAGCCCGTCCCAGCGTACAACCATACctcaaacacatgaacacagcagCCGCAAAGTCAGAGGAAAGAAGCGGAAACACGAGGGAGCCTCTGGCAGCTCGCCCGCCTATAAAATGTCCAGTCGTTCAACAGACCATGGTATTGTGAGCGTGGTGGAGGTTGACATGGATGGAAGATATGTTCGACTGAAGAACAACTCTGAGACA GAGCAGCCACTGGGTGGCTGGGTAGTTCGGAGGATATGTTCAGACACTGGAGACGTCTCCTTCCACATCCCCTCCTCCTGCATCTTAGCTGGTGGGCAGACACTCACA ATCTGGGCAGCAGGTGCAGAGGAGGAAGCGGATTCTGGGGACCTGATTCTGCAGGGCCATGGGAGCTGGAGCCCTGTCGCTGATGTAAGGGTAATCCTCTTGAATCCCAACCATGAG GAGATGGCTGAATGCAGGGTGTGCATGCAGGCCAGAGGTCATGAGGAAACTGAGCTGGAGTTTGATGAAGAATTTGTTGCAGGCAGTGACATCCAGCACTTTCGGAGACAG ccaaagaggaagaagaagaagtgttGTACTGTGTCTTGA
- the lmnl3 gene encoding lamin L3 isoform X2 — translation MASATSTPAASGGRCSRSAARRSAATGLPRSSTSPTCRSRIQEKDELRHLNDRLANYIQRVQELESERSSILIQLEEKDESKSREMCNVRRLYEEELADIRNSLDGLAGEKARLQIDYGNLCDEYRKLQARNQKKESDLANALAQWRKVEATLSSKDAECIKLLSENRRLTDDFTDLQSQLENVEGTLSDARNQLSSEILRRVDMENQVQTLKEQLELQRNISEQEILEIRSRHESRLVEVDSGRQREFESKLAEVMQQLRQDHESQLQQYKEEIDKTFSSKLQNAQQAALEKNEVVSATKDELETTKLRVETLSSQLQQHQKDKMILESRFQELERTLDREREVWQQKLNQKEEELLNMRSQMYSQLEDYENLLDVKLALDMEISAYRKMLEVEEQRLQLSPSPSQRTTIPQTHEHSSRKVRGKKRKHEGASGSSPAYKMSSRSTDHGIVSVVEVDMDGRYVRLKNNSETEQPLGGWVVRRICSDTGDVSFHIPSSCILAGGQTLTIWAAGAEEEADSGDLILQGHGSWSPVADVRVILLNPNHEEMAECRVCMQARGHEETELEFDEEFVAGSDIQHFRRQDLSKEASCTVM, via the exons ATGGCCTCTGCCACCTCCACCCCCGCAGCCTCCGGCGGCCGCTGCAGCCGCTCCGCAGCCCGCCGCAGCGCAGCCACCGGCCTGCCCCGGTCCAGCACCAGCCCGACCTGCCGGTCTCGCATCCAGGAGAAAGATGAGCTCCGACACCTCAACGACCGCCTCGCCAACTACATCCAGCGCGTCCAGGAGTTGGAAAGCGAAAGGTCATCCATACTGATACAGCTGGAGGAAAAGGATGAGTCGAAAAGCCGGGAGATGTGCAATGTGCGACGGCTGTACGAGGAGGAGTTGGCCGATATCAGAAATTCCCTGGACGGCCTGGCCGGAGAGAAGGCCCGTCTACAGATCGACTACGGAAATCTCTGCGATGAGTACAGGAAACTTCAAGCCAG GAACCAGAAAAAGGAGAGTGATCTGGCGAATGCCTTGGCCCAATGGAGGAAAGTTGAGGCAACGCTGAGCTCCAAAGATGCTGAGTGCATTAAGTTATTGTCTGAGAACAGGAGACTCACAGACGACTTTACTGACCTGCAGAGCCAGCTGGAAAAT gtagAGGGTACACTGTCAGATGCCAGGAATCAGCTGAGCTCTGAGATCTTGAGGAGAGTGGACATGGAGAACCAGGTGCAAACACTCAAAGAACAGCTCGAGCTCCAGAGGAACATCAGTgagcag GAGATCTTGGAGATCCGAAGCAGGCATGAGAGCCGTCTAGTGGAGGTGGActcaggaagacagagagagtttgAGAGTAAACTGGCTGAGGTGATGCAGCAGCTCCGCCAAGACCACGagtctcagctgcagcagtacaAAGAAGAAATTGACAAGACCTTCAGTTCAAAG TTACAGAATGCCCAGCAGGCAGCATTGGAGAAAAACGAGGTTGTGTCAGCTACCAAAGATGAACTGGAAACCACTAAGCTCAGAGTAGAGACCCTCAGCTCCCAGCTCCAGCAGCACCAGAAAGAT AAAATGATACTGGAGAGCCGTTTTCAGGAGTTGGAGAGGACTTTGGACAGGGAACGGGAAGTTTGGCAGCAGAAACTTAatcagaaggaggaggagttgcTGAACATGAGAAGCCAGATGTATAGCCAGCTGGAAGACTATGAGAATTTACTGGATGTTAAGTTAGCTCTGGACATGGAGATCAGTGCCTATAGGAAGatgctggaggtggaggaacAGAG attGCAGCTGTCGCCCAGCCCGTCCCAGCGTACAACCATACctcaaacacatgaacacagcagCCGCAAAGTCAGAGGAAAGAAGCGGAAACACGAGGGAGCCTCTGGCAGCTCGCCCGCCTATAAAATGTCCAGTCGTTCAACAGACCATGGTATTGTGAGCGTGGTGGAGGTTGACATGGATGGAAGATATGTTCGACTGAAGAACAACTCTGAGACA GAGCAGCCACTGGGTGGCTGGGTAGTTCGGAGGATATGTTCAGACACTGGAGACGTCTCCTTCCACATCCCCTCCTCCTGCATCTTAGCTGGTGGGCAGACACTCACA ATCTGGGCAGCAGGTGCAGAGGAGGAAGCGGATTCTGGGGACCTGATTCTGCAGGGCCATGGGAGCTGGAGCCCTGTCGCTGATGTAAGGGTAATCCTCTTGAATCCCAACCATGAG GAGATGGCTGAATGCAGGGTGTGCATGCAGGCCAGAGGTCATGAGGAAACTGAGCTGGAGTTTGATGAAGAATTTGTTGCAGGCAGTGACATCCAGCACTTTCGGAGACAG gatCTATCCAAGGAGGCAAGCTGTACAGTCATGTGA
- the LOC108880528 gene encoding gap junction delta-2 protein-like, which translates to MTEWTLLKRLLDAVHQHSTMIGRLWLTVMVIFRLLIVAVATEDVYTDEQEMFICNTMQPGCSTVCYDTFAPISQPRFWVFHIISVSTPSLCFIIYTWHNLSKLPHNTIQRLGQELRDIPGQGGQGIMHDSVREPYDRNCDSDSCSIRSHKHLGHSLADVVEGITTQSLQRGDPKNIVSLTQAQACPLRERSAEGHVVSAGVLSKCYVFHVCLRAVLEVGFVLAQWKLFGFQVPVHFLCTSAPCSQPVDCYVSRPTEKTIFLCFMFCVGVFCILLNLLELNHLGWKKIQQVLKLRERASWAGCPGMGGGYETFSPDSPSLTSSLGFRDMTSTTSLPTLDLVVGHQPDWTCAVNCGSVREPEEVRETGPEQTKRQESQNGERQPLKSKREIRGSKQRSAQVWI; encoded by the coding sequence ATGACGGAGTGGACATTGCTAAAACGTCTCCTGGATGCGGTCCACCAGCACTCCACTATGATTGGTCGCCTGTGGCTCACCGTTATGGTCATCTTCCGGCTGCTCATTGTGGCCGTGGCAACCGAGGACGTATACACCGATGAGCAGGAGATGTTCATCTGCAACACCATGCAGCCAGGATGCTCCACTGTCTGCTATGACACATTTGCGCCCATCTCACAACCTCGTTTTTGGGTATTTCACATCATCAGCGTCTCCACGCCATCCCTCTGTTTCATCATCTACACTTGGCACAACCTGTCCAAGCTGCCCCACAACACCATCCAGAGGCTGGGGCAAGAGCTGAGGGATATCCCAGGGCAGGGAGGCCAAGGTATAATGCATGACAGTGTACGGGAGCCATATGATCGGAACTGCGACTCAGACAGCTGCTCCATCCGCTCCCATAAGCATTTAGGTCACAGTCTGGCAGATGTGGTGGAGGGAATCACCACCCAGAGCCTCCAGAGGGGAGACCCTAAGAACATAGTGTCCTTGACACAGGCCCAAGCTTGCCCCCTCAGGGAGAGGAGTGCAGAGGGTCATGTGGTCTCTGCAGGGGTTCTGTCCAAATGTTATGTCTTCCATGTGTGCTTACGAGCTGTTCTGGAAGTGGGCTTTGTTCTGGCCCAGTGGAAGCTGTTTGGCTTCCAGGTGCCTGTCCATTTCCTTTGCACATCTGCCCCCTGCAGCCAGCCAGTGGACTGCTATGTCTCCAGGCCCACAGAGAAAACCATCTTCTTGTGcttcatgttttgtgtgggtgttttctGTATCCTTCTCAACCTGCTGGAGCTCAACCACCTGGGCTGGAAGAAGATCCAGCAGGTGTTAAAGCTGAGGGAGAGGGCATCCTGGGCAGGTTGCCCAGGTATGGGGGGGGGGTATGAAACCTTCTCTCCTGACAGCCCCTCTCTCACATCCTCCTTAGGCTTTAGGGACATGACCAGTACCACCTCTCTGCCCACTTTGGACCTGGTTGTGGGTCATCAGCCAGACTGGACTTGTGCTGTGAACTGTGGCAGTGTGAGGGAGCCTGAGGAGGTCAGAGAGACTGGTCCTGAGcaaacaaagagacaggaaTCCCAGAACGGAGAGAGACAGCCTCTGAAGAGTAAGAGGGAGATCAGAGGGTCCAAGCAGAGGAGTGCTCAGGTCTGGATATAG